In Melanotaenia boesemani isolate fMelBoe1 chromosome 1, fMelBoe1.pri, whole genome shotgun sequence, the genomic window ggcTTAAGTTTTGTCCCAGTGCACAATCATCTTATCAAACAATGCAACTCTTAGTTGAGGTGATACCATTTATGTACAAGCTTTATTTAAAGGTGCAGGATACTAAGTGTTCTTTAAAGAATTGAtatacagagaaaaaacatacatttgtaAGATAACTAATGTTCATGATGATGCTACACAGACAATCCAAATATACAAGAAAAATCTACAGATATGTAGGTACAAAATGGTCAGTAAAATGCCGTGTATCAAAGCAAAAGTGTATCAGCTTTGGAATCCAACTGTATAAGGAATGCAGAGAGCAGTCTCCATGAAACAATACACACAATGTTGCCAATAATCCTcgttttaaaatgaacattgcTTGAGcaacacaattaaaaatgcatcaataacaattaaaatgagCTGGTTCATGTAAATGAAGCATTTTTGCAGACCATTCAGCAAATCACCGTGGAAGCACCTTGACTGGATATCAgcattacattttctactgacTTTTTAAGTCACTCACTGAGCTGGTACAGAGGTTTCTATGTCTTCTTTCGATTATTGTTTGGGGCTATCCGTTTGAGCTTTTACCCTGACATGTTCCTACTTCTCAGCCTGTCTGTCCAAAGTGGGGCTGAGACCTCTATGTGCTGCAGGGGGAAAGCGAGAAACTCCATTTGCTGTTAGCACTCCGCTATCTGTTGGGCAGATATAGTCTGTGGATTCGTCAGGTTTCCTTTTTCTGAGGTGACTGAACTGGGTGAAGCCCAGTTTCTTTGGCTGAAAGCACATTAATCAATCATTTTGATGTTATGCTGCTGCAAAAGTGGGAAAACACTTAGGCTACAGTGACTGATTCAAACCGTGCTCTTACTTTTACTTTAGCAGTCGTAGTGAGAGGCACGTGGCCTGTGGCGTTTCCATACTCTCGTTTCTCCTGTGTGGCTTGAGGACCAACCAGGGTGGAGAAGGCAGTGGCGAGGTGACGGCGGAGCAAAGTCTTCTGTGGAGGAATATTTAAGAGCAGGGCCAAAGTCTCAGAGCTGAAGCGAGGTTCCAGGATCTGTGGAAGACGATATTGACACAGTAGATTTGGGCAGCTGAATAACTGAGTTTATTTACTCAGCAAAACAAGGTGCAAACTGCGACCACACAAACTAAAAATGGcttgaataaaactgaattccATATCTAGAgccttcatttgtttttgtttctgtcagagTACTTTTACGTGGTGCTGCAAAATGCAGGGTGTTGAGAGCAAATGGTGTTTTTTGTATAGattgttcattttaatatacataaaacacaacaactaCAAGACAAAAAACGCATGTCTGTGGATATTACCTAATAAATATTATACATTGAAACTAAAATTataaattgattttaatttaaataatattttatcagTCTCAAAAGGAAAATGGATTGCTGCAGTTTTAACCccaaaaatacattaataatctAATAAGAAGACAAATAAATTGATTAATAAACATacaaatgtacatttaaaatattcattataAAGACTTATACAAGACTATAGTAGTGTGGAGGagtcaaaactttttttttctacttccaCGGGGATTTTGAGGAGAAATATTATACTTTGTTCTCCATGCCATTTATTTGTCAGCTTTCTTTCATTTAGTTGAGAACATAAGCTTTTAAGACATATACATTCTTGAATATTAACTCAttagtttttaaactgtttagcTTCATACATCTTACAAGAGACAGTCTCTTGGCAGGAtaacattttagatgttttaataaattatcaGCTCCACTAAAAATGAATTTGTCTTAAACATCTACTGTGGGTTCATTAtagtatatttttgtttaattcaaatgtcatttcatttatttcaaatatacTCTAATGAAGTATGCTTACAAATAACTAAGTTAAtactcaagaaaaacaaaacttcttcCACCACTGCAAATGGTTCCCAATGTAAGCGAATAGGCATTCATCCGTTTATAGTCAGTGCTTCACTACACATAGATGTAGTAAAGGTTTCTCCATCGGTTTGTTCTGAAAACAGTGGCTCAGTTAAACAGCACTTACAATCAGGCCACCATGAACCCCGCTGCCCCGTAGATTTGGAGCATATTCAGCAAGATCCACTGCTCTAAGCCACTCCATCACGCGGTGGTTAGACCACTGCACCACTTCTGAGGGAGAGGGTTGTTTCTGGAGATGTAAACAGAAATACTAGAGTTATGccctctgtttttaaaaatcacatttgtaCCTGGCTGATCTCCCTCTGTCTACATcagaaagataaaatgaaatattcttgAAGAATCATGGCAGCaactgtgtgtgaaaataatttaacatttctCTGCTGCCATCTTGTGGAGAAATCAAGTTATGACACATACTTAGCAGTTTGTCAATGAAATATTTGAGTTTCTTTAAAATTCTATGACATGTTAGATTTTCTGAGTCTCCACACAAGTTATTTTTTGAACCGCTCATCTCCATGTTTACTTACCTCCTCTCCTGGTCTACGTCGAAGACAGTTTGGGTTGAACTTGTTAGCATGAAGGACATGAATAGCACATTTAATACTAAGATGATGAAGCTGGCTGGTGACCTTCAGGGTCAAGAGATCATTCTAAGtggacaaaaaagaaacaacagtgaTTATTGTTATAATTATACAATGGTACAAAAATGACTGACTTCATGggtgtaaatgtgtttcttaaaCTTGTGCTTGTGTGGGATTAAGCCTTACCACTGTGAGATATTGTATCATTCGACCGTCTACTCGAGCTTCATGGAACTGGTCTTTATACTGAGGTAAACCAATATCATCCAACCAGCCTGCACAGCAGATATTCAGAGAATGATCCAGCTACACTCTACAGCATATGTTGTGTCAACATGTTGAGCCTAGATGTTTTGAACAATGGTTATATTTGCATAAGATTggtatttgagtttttttttttttttttttttttttttttttaaacacatcctgtgtttctttgctttttggcAGCTCTTTTGAAATCAGCTTAAACAACGACAAAAGTTTTAGAAATATTCAACGTAGATAGAGTCTTACGGGTGACCCAGATGTGGTCCAGCTCTGAGGACTTCTCTATGACTTTAGTGATGAACGCCCTCTGAGCGAGCTGCAGTTTCTTTCTGTGCAGTGGGTGCTTCATGCCCATCTCCTGTGGTCAGAGAGAAAGTTCAGATCAGGGTAGAATTGCTGTTTTACTTTCCTTAAAGGTGACCTAATGTTTTATTCTCTAACCTTCTCAAAATCCTGAGGCGTGGCAGACAGAAGTGTTTGCCCGTTTTCAACCCACTGTCTAGTGAGACTGACATATTGGCCCAGTCCATAGTCCTCCAGCCAGCCACACACCTGTTCCTTGGTCCACTGGCTGAATGGAATATTCATATCACTGACAAACACAAAGGCAAAgacaaataataacaaaataattaattgtGAGAATTCAAGTAAATGCATTAAACGATGCCAAACTGTTTTAAAGCAGTGAATTATAGCATGAAAAAAATAGGATAGGAAAGCTGAGGGCAACTCGTAGTACATAATAGCACCAGAAGGTTTACCATGCCGAATTAGATTCAGGAGTTCGGGTGAGTCTCGGTCCTGCTGTTGCACGCAGACCCCCTCTCCTAAACTGGCTGGTATCTGGATCCGCGGCCTGAAAGCCTCCAGATTGGGTTCTTCGAAGTCTGTATGGGTAAAAGTGAACTCTGGATAAAAATGCTAGAAACCACCTTCAGTCACAGAGTAAAAAAATTAGTAAACAAACATTGAATTTCTcaattttcattactttttaatgAACCCAATCTTTGAAAAATATACTAAGGATATAAACAGGTCAATCAAAAGttagactttttttattttgtgactaAGTTaagttttggtcttttttttgggggggggggggggggggggggggggggggagttgctgatgtgtttatttaacacattatgtattttgtatttctatGTACTCACTTTCCCCAGAGTCTCTTGAAGCTCCTATTATTCTTGACATACTCTGGAGAACCTACTACTCGCTGGCCAGCCTGTGTTTGCACCCCACAATGAACAGGGGAATTATCACTGGATGTGTTGTCATCAACTCGCTCCAACTTTCCTTCAAGAGATTGAAAAAACCACAGTTAATTACAGGGGACAAATACAATTCAAATTGTTTCATTGTACTCTAGAGGGCCAGTTAGATAATGCTGTATTTCATAACTGTGTTTGTGTAGATGAAAATAGAAATCCACTCAATAATGGGAGCAGACAAAATTCCACTGTAACCCtgcaaaataacacatttttgaTTGATGACATCTATGAAAAGATTAGGCTGTTTCCTGAGGTTGAGGCAATGAGAATGAGTAGGGAGCCATTTTTAATCTAATTCTTATTATTTCACataacaaacagcaaaatattaaGTGCAGCATATTTGGGGTAGTCTGGCTTTTCATCGTGCTCCATTCACTGAAGGGATGCAGGTTACAGATCATTAAGCTCAGAAAACAATTCATAAGTTAATTTTCCATGAAGAAGGAAGCTAAGCTACATTTTACAGGGTGAGATCGTGGTGATAAAgtctgcag contains:
- the ppfibp2a gene encoding liprin-beta-2 isoform X5, encoding MEYHIDFYKHFAWLRKENFRSSANSESYQERLLRLEGDKESLILQVSVLTDQVKAQGVKINDLRSSLEEHQHKLDCTEKMLQQELQHRTSLENQKLNLMGEVSYLKVKLADMEGKQGHGSERQHKAEVLLKELRILKDKVEHLEDQKLQYEKKLKTTKAEISSLQQLLLSKNAEIERLHTQLLARPALTTESSERDQELQKLRSGMKSLVAANDEKDRRIEELTLLLNQCRQFREVTHVSRQAPPAVRLLSNGRTPSSSSEEGEQGLMKNADSASAKSDDAKSEVSTNSSSSQQASLLSVQKEDDSRTEPQTLSSSMNNITNGHLPKSGLGDCRSQTLPANSSLLEQNGDSSTEIQSQRSPDGSEDGDCNQRKLERVDDNTSSDNSPVHCGVQTQAGQRVVGSPEYVKNNRSFKRLWGKLRRTQSGGFQAADPDTSQFRRGGLRATAGPRLTRTPESNSACDMNIPFSQWTKEQVCGWLEDYGLGQYVSLTRQWVENGQTLLSATPQDFEKEMGMKHPLHRKKLQLAQRAFITKVIEKSSELDHIWVTRWLDDIGLPQYKDQFHEARVDGRMIQYLTVNDLLTLKVTSQLHHLSIKCAIHVLHANKFNPNCLRRRPGEEKQPSPSEVVQWSNHRVMEWLRAVDLAEYAPNLRGSGVHGGLIILEPRFSSETLALLLNIPPQKTLLRRHLATAFSTLVGPQATQEKREYGNATGHVPLTTTAKVKPKKLGFTQFSHLRKRKPDESTDYICPTDSGVLTANGVSRFPPAAHRGLSPTLDRQAEK
- the ppfibp2a gene encoding liprin-beta-2 isoform X4; the encoded protein is MEYHIDFYKHFAWLRKENFRSSANSESYQERLLRLEGDKESLILQVSVLTDQVKAQGVKINDLRSSLEEHQHKLDCTEKMLQQELQHRTSLENQKLNLMGEVSYLKVKLADMEGKQGHGSERQHKAEVLLKELRILKDKVEHLEDQKLQYEKKLKTTKAEISSLQQLLLSKNAEIERLHTQLLARPALTTESSEREETYRKRLNTKYQELQKLRSGMKSLVAANDEKDRRIEELTLLLNQCRQFREVTHVSRQAPPAVRLLSNGRTPSSSSEEGEQGLMKNADSASAKSDDAKSEVSTNSSSSQQASLLSVQKEDDSRTEPQTLSSSMNNITNGHLPKSGLGDCRSQTLPANSSLLEQNGDSSTEIQSQRSPDGSEDGDCNQRKLERVDDNTSSDNSPVHCGVQTQAGQRVVGSPEYVKNNRSFKRLWGKLRRTQSGGFQAADPDTSQFRRGGLRATAGPRLTRTPESNSACDMNIPFSQWTKEQVCGWLEDYGLGQYVSLTRQWVENGQTLLSATPQDFEKEMGMKHPLHRKKLQLAQRAFITKVIEKSSELDHIWVTRWLDDIGLPQYKDQFHEARVDGRMIQYLTVNDLLTLKVTSQLHHLSIKCAIHVLHANKFNPNCLRRRPGEEKQPSPSEVVQWSNHRVMEWLRAVDLAEYAPNLRGSGVHGGLIILEPRFSSETLALLLNIPPQKTLLRRHLATAFSTLVGPQATQEKREYGNATGHVPLTTTAKVKPKKLGFTQFSHLRKRKPDESTDYICPTDSGVLTANGVSRFPPAAHRGLSPTLDRQAEK
- the ppfibp2a gene encoding liprin-beta-2 isoform X3, encoding MGEVSYLKVKLADMEGKQGHGSERQHKAETVVNFISELQEQMCQFQKEINSKIQEKKALENPADSRFPVVCPTESTEGQGSNHGVSCDRTSGGMNKLEEASDGPDGNTHSLREGSSDAEQRCHCGEESVLLKELRILKDKVEHLEDQKLQYEKKLKTTKAEISSLQQLLLSKNAEIERLHTQLLARPALTTESSEREETYRKRLNTKYQELQKLRSGMKSLVAANDEKDRRIEELTLLLNQCRQFREVTHVSRQAPPAVRLLSNGRTPSSSSEEGEQGLMKNADSASAKSDDAKSEVSTNSSSSQQASLLSVQKEDDSRTEPQTLSSSMNNITNGHLPKSGLGDCRSQTLPANSSLLEQNGDSSTEIQSQRSPDGSEDGDCNQRKLERVDDNTSSDNSPVHCGVQTQAGQRVVGSPEYVKNNRSFKRLWGKLRRTQSGGFQAADPDTSQFRRGGLRATAGPRLTRTPESNSACDMNIPFSQWTKEQVCGWLEDYGLGQYVSLTRQWVENGQTLLSATPQDFEKEMGMKHPLHRKKLQLAQRAFITKVIEKSSELDHIWVTRWLDDIGLPQYKDQFHEARVDGRMIQYLTVNDLLTLKVTSQLHHLSIKCAIHVLHANKFNPNCLRRRPGEEKQPSPSEVVQWSNHRVMEWLRAVDLAEYAPNLRGSGVHGGLIILEPRFSSETLALLLNIPPQKTLLRRHLATAFSTLVGPQATQEKREYGNATGHVPLTTTAKVKPKKLGFTQFSHLRKRKPDESTDYICPTDSGVLTANGVSRFPPAAHRGLSPTLDRQAEK